A genomic region of Pyrus communis chromosome 14, drPyrComm1.1, whole genome shotgun sequence contains the following coding sequences:
- the LOC137716322 gene encoding uncharacterized protein, producing the protein MAGMSGFRSLAPKTKNAIVAGGLSAFVFGVYFYTMRAVGGTDELQVAINKFEEEKGQKEAEASLSSKV; encoded by the coding sequence ATGGCTGGGATGTCAGGATTTAGGAGCCTTGCACCTAAAACAAAGAATGCTATAGTTGCTGGGGGACTGTCAGCTTTTGTTTTCGGAGTATATTTCTACACCATGAGAGCTGTAGGAGGAACCGATGAATTACAAGTGGCTATAAACAAGTTCGAGGAGGAAAAAGGTCAGAAAGAGGCTGAAGCAAGCTTGTCATCAAAGGTTTGA